The Syngnathus scovelli strain Florida chromosome 13, RoL_Ssco_1.2, whole genome shotgun sequence genome has a window encoding:
- the ank1b gene encoding ankyrin-1 isoform X5, with the protein MAQAAKQLRKTKDLAEAAAQEQREKEEDKIKKRNRSRDRRRKADASTSFLRAARSGNLDKALDHIKNGIDINIANQNGLNGLHLASKEGHVKMVLELLHSGIELEATTKKGNTALHIAALAGQEKVVAELVNYGANVNAQSHKGFSPLYMAAQENHLEVVKFLLENGANQSLPTEDGFTPLAVALQQGHENVVALLINYGTKGKVRLPALHIAARNDDTRTAAVLLQNDPNPDVLSKTGFTPLHIAAHYENMSVAQLLLNRGANVNFTPKNGITPLHIASRRGNMMMVRLLLDRGAQIDAKTKDELTPLHCAARNGHVRIIEILLEHGAPLQAKTKNGLSPIHMAAQGDHMDCVRQLLQYNAEIDDITLDHLTPLHVAAHCGHHRMAKVLLDKGAKANSRALNGFTPLHIACKKNHMRSMDLLLKHSASLEAVTESGLTPLHVAAFMGHLNIVKNLLQRGASPNASNVKVETPLHMASRAGHCEVAQFLLQNSAQVDAKAKDDQTPLHCAARMGHKELVKLLLEHKANPDSSTTAGHTPLHIAAREGHIHTIRILLDAGAQQIKMTKKGFTPLHVASKYGKVDVAELLLERGANPNAAGKVRLSNATLALRHFMLVSFMSGFVLSVRSKQNGLTPLHVAVHHNNLDVVKLLVSKGGSAHSTARNGYTPLHIAAKQNQMEVASCLLQNGASPNAESLQGITPLHLASQEGRPDIVALLISKQANVNLGNKNGLTPLHLVAQEGHVGIADTLVKQGASVYAATRMGYTPLHVACHYGNIKMVKFLLQQQAHVNSKTRMGYTPLHQAAQQGHTDIVTLLLKNGAQPNEITSNGTSPLGIAKRLGYISVIDVLKLVTEESVSAITAEKHRMSFPETVDEILDVSEDEGVAQLTLGDELLGMDGARYLKLDDFKDQDDDFLSPKKTLRDFEGGVGTTPYSPAIPRIPCVSPETVLLDQHTPIPLPKEYDEDSLIPSSPATETSDNVSPVASPIHTGFLVSFMVDARGGSMRGSRHHGLRVIIPPRTCAAPTRITCRLVKPQKLTTPPPLVEGEGLASRIISLGPSSMQFLGPVIVEIPHFASLARGDRELVVLRSENGSVWKEHRNRYGDEVLETILNGMDEDLESQEELEKKRIRRIISTDFPLYFAVVSRVQQESDLIGPEGGRLTSKLVPHVEAIFPETAVTKRVRLGLQAQPIPDELLTRQLGNQATFSPVVTIEPRRRKFHRPIGLRIPLPPSWRESPRDAGEGDTTSLRLLCSVIGGTAPAQWEDITGTTKLMYANSCANFTTNVSARFWLADCPRTAEAVTFANLLYRELMSVPYMAKFVIFAKMNEAREGRLRCYCMTDDKMDKTLELHENFTEVARSRDIELMEGMPLHLECSGNLVPIRKATQQPRTFSFQAFRDNRLPVSVKVRDSNKDATGFLSFLRKCTKYEDAQHVLCNLNIAMPPCIKVAGSEERRRTLTPLALRERYGALNEPGLAAVNAMERTEVKINLISEQLGLSWAELARELQFGVDDINRIRVENPNSLLDQSSALLNLWAAREGKRAKMESLYIALKNIDRADIVSSLEGQPSQLLPGSLEEGACRLGDRDSTLLSPSVLNEVTDTRPSRLVHKPRVIRPPFFRREPYWQDVSSLQCAPIAATEEDTLMEMSDVQVWPAGVSPSLVTVEDSSLDGSSRADDSEGATLSLPCSLGRPSSGASGASGSLMELEEEEEEEEEEGEVEEEEEAPLEPMSALAERDRVRASGAVPKVNLNGQLGGQRSDGRRGEVPVAGGGAKRGGAGLSSAEGICVLSGLQMYGHPEMSPLSRAGEHNGDNRLVGGGAFQPYLPDKDSLQGWVGSVSSGRDNNAPGQEALLTPVGDTAYSHVLRGRLLQGKGLGFSHQEAGKRAWEQEWRRGKREDKEDYGADEHGRVLHRKVGADVRRAAQSVQRTSLRRVKY; encoded by the exons ATGGCGCAAGCCGCCAAGCAGCTCCGCAAGACCAAGGACCTCGCCGAGGCCGCCGCCCAGGAGCAgcgggagaaggaggaggacaaGATCAAAAAGAGGAATCGATCCAGGGATCGCAGGCGCAAG gctgaTGCATCCACCAGTTTTCTGCGCGCCGCTCGTTCAGGCAACCTGGACAAAGCTCTAGATCACATCAAAAATGGAATCGATATCAATATAGCTAATCAG AACGGTCTCAACGGGTTACATCTAGCCTCTAAAGAAGGTCACGTAAAAATGGTCCTGGAGCTCCTCCATTCGGGCATCGAACTCGAAGCCACAACTAAG AAAGGCAACACTGCTCTACATATCGCGGCACTGGCAGGCCAGGAGAAAGTGGTGGCTGAGCTTGTCAATTATGGAGCCAACGTTAATGCCCAGTCACAT AAAGGGTTCAGTCCTCTCTATATGGCAGCACAGGAAAATCACCTCGAGGTGGTCAAGTTCCTGCTGGAGAACGGCGCCAATCAGAGTCTCCCCactgag GACGGCTTCACCCCTCTGGCAGTGGCCCTGCAGCAGGGCCATGAAAACGTCGTAGCACTGCTCATCAACTATGGCACCAAAGGCAAGGTCCGCCTCCCCGCACTGCACATCGCTGCACGAAATGACGACACGCGCACCGCCGCTGTGCTCCTGCAGAATGACCCTAATCCTGATGTTCTCAGCAAG ACCGGTTTCACCCCTCTACATATCGCAGCCCACTATGAGAATATGAGCGTAGCCCAGCTGCTGCTAAACAGAGGAGCCAACGTGAACTTCACCCCGAAG AACGGCATCACACCACTTCACATCGCCTCCAGGAGGGGCAATATGATGATGGTCCGACTCCTGCTGGACAGAGGGGCCCAGATCGATGCCAAAACCAAG GATGAATTGACTCCGCTTCACTGTGCAGCTCGAAACGGACACGTTCGCATCATTGAGATCTTGCTAGAACACGGTGCTCCCCTCCAAGCTAAGACCAAG AATGGTCTGTCCCCCATCCACATGGCAGCTCAGGGGGATCACATGGACTGCGTGAGACAGCTTCTCCAATACAACGCAGAAATCGATGACATCACACTGGACCATTTAACGCCTCTTCATGTAGCGGCCCATTGTGGTCACCATCGTATGGCCAAAGTTCTTCTGGACAAAGGAGCCAAAGCTAACTCTAGAGCTctg AATGGCTTCACACCGCTCCATATTGCATGCAAGAAGAACCACATGCGGTCAATGGACTTGCTCCTCAAACACTCTGCTTCCTTAGAAGCCGTCACAGAG TCTGGCCTCACTCCTCTCCATGTAGCAGCTTTCATGGGTCACCTGAACATAGTGAAGAACCTGCTCCAGAGAGGGGCTTCACCGAATGCTTCCAATGTG AAAGTGGAGACCCCCCTCCATATGGCCTCCAGAGCAGGACACTGTGAAGTTGCCCAGTTTCTCCTGCAGAACTCAGCACAAGTGGATGCCAAGGCGAAG GACGACCAGACCCCCTTGCACTGTGCAGCCCGTATGGGACACAAGGAGCTGGTCAAGCTGCTTCTTGAACACAAGGCCAACCCGGACTCGTCCACCACGGCGGGGCACACCCCCTTGCACATCGCGGCGCGGGAAGGACACATTCATACCATTCGGATCTTGTTAGATGCTGGAGCGCAGCAGATCAAAATGACTAAG AAAGGCTTCACCCCCCTCCACGTGGCCTCAAAATACGGAAAGGTGGACGTAGCAGAGCTCCTTCTCGAAAGAGGCGCCAATCCCAACGCGGCCGGCAAAGTGAGGCTCTCGAACGCAACGTTAGCCCTGCGTCATTTTATGCTAGTCTCATTTATGTCCGGTTTTGTTTTGTCCGTGCGTTCGAAACAGAACGGTCTGACGCCCCTTCATGTGGCCGTTCACCACAACAACCTGGATGTTGTAAAACTTCTCGTCAGCAAGGGAGGATCAGCCCACAGCACTGCCCGA AACGGTTACACGCCTCTCCATATAGCGGCCAAGCAGAACCAGATGGAGGTGGCCAGTTGCCTGCTGCAGAACGGGGCGTCGCCCAATGCCGAATCCCTGCAAGGCATCACGCCGTTACACTTGGCCTCCCAGGAGGGACGGCCTGACATTGTGGCGCTACTCATTTCCAAGCAAGCCAATGTCAATCTTGGAAACAAG AATGGATTGACCCCTCTCCATCTGGTGGCTCAAGAAGGTCACGTGGGCATCGCCGACACGCTGGTCAAACAGGGAGCGTCCGTTTATGCCGCTACACGG ATGGGCTACACGCCCCTTCACGTGGCCTGTCACTATGGTAACATCAAGATGGTCAAGTTCCTACTGCAACAGCAGGCGCACGTGAATAGCAAAACACgg ATGGGCTACACTCCTTTGCACCAAGCAGCTCAGCAGGGTCACACTGATATCGTCACGTTGCTGTTAAAAAACGGAGCCCAGCCTAACGAGATTACGTCG AACGGAACGTCTCCACTGGGCATCGCAAAACGTCTCGGTTACATCTCCGTCATCGACGTGCTTAAACTGGTGACCGAGGAATCCGTCTCCGCG ATCACAGCTGAAAAGCATCGGATGAGTTTTCCCGAGACGGTGGATGAGATTTTGGATGTCTCGGAGGATGAAG gggtcgCCCAGCTAACGTTAG ggGACGAGTTGCTCGGAATGGACGGCGCACGCTATTTGAAGCTTGATGACTTTAAAGATCAGGACGATGACTTCCTATCCCCAAAGAAGACGCTTCGAGATTTCGAAGGTGGTGTGGGGACCAC GCCCTACTCTCCCGCCATTCCCAGGATTCCTTGCGTGTCGCCCGAAACAGTTCTCCTTGATCAa CACACCCCCATACCGCTGCCAAAGGAGTATGACGAAGACTCTCTCATCCCGAGCAGTCCGGCTACGGAAACTTCAGACAATGTCAGCCCGGTGGCCAGCCCCATTCACACCGG CTTTCTAGTGAGCTTCATGGTAGACGCCCGTGGAGGTTCCATGCGAGGCAGCAGACATCACGGCCTGCGAGTGATCATCCCTCCTCGGACCTGCGCCGCGCCGACCCGAATCACGTGCCGCCTGGTTAAACCTCAGAAGTTGACCACGCCCCCTCCCCTGGTGGAGGGCGAGGGGCTCGCCAGTCGGATCATCTCGCTGGGTCCATCCAGTATGCAGTTCCTTGG GCCAGTTATAGTGGAGATCCCACACTTTGCCTCACTGGCTCGAGGAGACCGTGAGCTCGTGGTCCTCCGCAGTGAAAACGGCTCGGTCTGGAAAGAGCACCGAAATCGCTATGGCGACGAAGTGCTGGAAACAATTCTGAACGGCATGGACGAAG ACCTGGAAAGTCAAGAGGAGCTGGAAAAAAAGCGGATTCGTCGAATCATCTCCACCGACTTCCCCCTCTACTTTGCCGTGGTGTCCCGCGTTCAGCAAGAGAGCGATCTGATTGGTCCAGAGGGCGGGAGGCTGACCAGTAAGCTGGTGCCGCATGTTGAAGCCATCTTTCCCGAGACGGCTGTCACCAAAAGAGTGAGACTGGGACTGCAG GCCCAACCCATCCCTGACGAATTGCTGACTCGGCAGCTCGGCAACCAGGCGACCTTCAGCCCTGTGGTCACCATCGAACCACGCAGGCGCAAGTTCCACCGTCCGATCGGGCTGCGTATTCCTCTTCCTCCATCCTGGCGAGAAAGTCCTCGTGATGCCGGCGAGGGCGACACCACCAGCTTGCGCCTCCTCTGCAGTGTCATTG GTGGGACGGCACCTGCTCAGTGGGAGGACATCACCGGGACAACCAAGCTGATGTACGCTAACAGCTGTGCCAACTTTACAACCAATGTCTCTGCAAG ATTTTGGCTAGCAGATTGTCCCCGCACCGCAGAGGCCGTGACCTTCGCTAACCTTTTGTATCGGGAATTGATGTCCGTGCCTTATATGGCAAAGTTTGTTATCTTTGCAAAGATGAACGAGGCGCGGGAAGGACGCCTGCGTTGTTACTGCATGACCGATGACAAGATGGACAAGACCCTGGAGTTGCATGAGAACTTCACCGAAGTGGCACGGAGTCGAGACATTGAG ctgatgGAGGGCATGCCGCTGCATCTGGAATGTTCCGGCAACCTGGTGCCTATCAGGAAAGCCACACAGCAGCCTCGCACCTTCAGCTTCCAGGCCTTCAGAGATAACCGGCTGCCTGTTTCTGTCAAG GTCCGAGACAGCAACAAGGACGCCACGGGGTTTTTGTCCTTCCTGAGAAAGTGCACCAAGTATGAGGATGCGCAGCATGTCTTATGCAACCTCAACATAGCAATGCCGCCCTGTATCAAG gtGGCTGGAAGTGAAGAACGGAGGCGGACTTTAACACCTCTCGCCCTGAGGGAACGCTACGGTGCTCTGAACGAGCCCGGTTTGG CCGCAGTAAATGCAATGGAGAGGACTGAGGTGAAGATCAACCTCATATCAGAGCAACTTGGTTTAAGTTGGGCAG AGTTGGCACGAGAGCTTCAGTTTGGGGTTGATGACATCAATAGGATCCGCGTGGAGAATCCCAACTCTTTGCTGGACCAGAGCTCCGCCTTGCTCAACCTCTGGGCCGCTAGAGAGGGCAAGAGGGCAAAAA TGGAGAGCCTGTACATTGCTTTGAAGAACATCGACCGTGCAGACATCGTGAGCTCCCTGGAGGGTCAGCCCTCACAACTACTACCTGGCTCTTTGGAGGAAGGCGCTTGCCGACTGGGCGATCGTGACTCCACCTTGCTCTCACCCAGCGTCCTCAATG AGGTGACGGACACAAGGCCCTCGCGCCTGGTGCACAAGCCACGAGTTATTAGACCCCCGTTTTTCAGGAGGG AGCCCTACTGGCAGGATGTGTCCAGTCTGCAGTGCGCCCCCATCGCCGCTACAGAAGAAGACACCTTGATGGAGATGTCCGACGTCCAGGTGTGGCCGGCGGGGGTCAGCCCCTCGTTGGTTACGGTGGAGGACTCATCATTGGACGGCAGCAGTCGAGCGGATGACTCGGAAGGCGCCACGCTTTCCCTTCCCTGCAGTTTGGGCCGGCCCAGCAGCGGAGCAAGCGGGGCGAGCGGCTCCCTTATGGagctggaggaggaagaggaggaggaagaggaggaaggggaggttgaggaggaggaggaggcgccaCTGGAGCCCATGAGCGCGCTGGCGGAAAGGGACCGGGTCAGAGCCAGTGGCGCCGTTCCCAAGGTCAACTTGAATGGCCAGCTGGGTGGTCAGAGGTCGGACGGGAGGAGAGGGGAGGTTCCCGTGGCGGGAGGAGGAGCCAAAAGAGGCGGGGCGGGGCTTAGTTCAGCGGAAGGCATTTGTGTTCTTTCAGGCCTGCAGATGTACGGCCATCCTGAGATGTCCCCGTTGAGTCGAGCGGGCGAGCACAATGGCGACAACCG GTTGGTCGGGGGCGGAGCTTTTCAACCCTACTTACCCGACAAGGATTCCCTGCAGGGCTGGGTGGGCTCGGTATCATCGGGCCGGGACAACAACGCTCCGGGCCAGGAGGCTCTGCTGACTCCGGTTGGTGACACAGCTTACTCACATGTGCTGCGTGGGCGCCTCCTGCAGGGAAAGGGGCTGGGCTTCTCTCACCAGGAGGCGGGGAAACGTGCGTGGGAACAGGAATGGAGGCGGGGCAAG aGAGAGGACAAAGAGGACTATGGTGCTGACGAGCATGGGAGGGTTCTTCATCGGAAG GTGGGGGCGGATGTGAGAAGGGCCGCACAGTCGGTGCAGCGCACCAGTCTTCGGAGGGTTAAATActga